One genomic segment of Culturomica massiliensis includes these proteins:
- a CDS encoding TolC family protein: MIKFSFTLMILLSFLFQSQGQDKKWTLQECIDYGVDRNLSMERQLLNNKTDNKNLRDARLDLLPSVDGSSSWNYNFGRSIGADNTYINTRNITNYYRVGASLNLFSGFRAINTLRYRKVSQMKGLEDSEKKANDIAISIMQAFYDLAYAEGLIEISTEQLENARLQLKRMERQHELGMKPKSDLFDIQAQVAESEYNLIANQNRKATALVTLKQAMNYEEEKEGLLDINVSSLSSALPQNQELDIKALYEKAQTDLPQANSAERAFRAAQLNWYISKGNLFPSFSAYGDISTYYYHTQDASYTYQFRNNMGKSFGFQVNIPIFGGLYRHSNVARAKYQMKDAEFAYRETLQDVYKEIELAVLDLKAASQEFDMAIKKENFSELSYEANKKKYEQGLVTIIDLNTSDNNLRQAKHDVLKAKLTYGIKKRMIDFYQGSPLQTKIQH, translated from the coding sequence ATGATAAAATTCAGTTTTACTTTAATGATTTTGCTCTCTTTTCTATTTCAAAGTCAGGGGCAGGACAAAAAATGGACATTGCAGGAATGTATCGACTATGGAGTAGATCGCAATCTGAGCATGGAACGTCAGTTACTAAACAACAAAACGGATAATAAAAATTTAAGGGATGCCCGTTTGGATCTGCTTCCCAGCGTCGACGGTTCTTCCAGTTGGAACTATAACTTCGGACGTTCCATCGGTGCCGACAATACCTACATCAACACACGTAATATTACGAATTATTACAGAGTGGGGGCTTCTCTTAACCTATTTTCCGGTTTCAGAGCCATCAATACTCTTCGTTACCGGAAGGTTTCCCAAATGAAAGGCTTGGAAGACTCTGAAAAAAAGGCCAACGACATTGCTATCAGTATCATGCAGGCATTTTACGATCTGGCCTATGCAGAAGGATTAATCGAAATTTCAACCGAACAACTGGAAAATGCCCGTCTGCAACTAAAACGGATGGAACGGCAGCACGAGCTCGGGATGAAACCGAAAAGCGATTTATTCGATATACAGGCACAGGTTGCAGAAAGCGAATACAACCTGATTGCCAACCAAAACCGCAAAGCCACGGCCTTGGTGACCTTAAAACAAGCCATGAATTACGAGGAAGAAAAAGAAGGCTTACTGGACATTAATGTCAGTTCACTGAGCAGTGCGCTTCCCCAAAATCAGGAACTCGATATAAAAGCACTTTACGAAAAAGCCCAGACTGACCTTCCACAAGCCAACTCTGCGGAACGTGCTTTCCGGGCCGCCCAGCTCAACTGGTACATTAGCAAAGGTAACCTTTTCCCGTCCTTCAGTGCATACGGCGATATTTCGACTTATTATTACCACACCCAAGACGCTTCTTATACCTATCAGTTTAGAAACAACATGGGTAAGAGTTTCGGTTTCCAGGTGAACATTCCGATATTCGGCGGATTATACAGGCATTCGAATGTTGCCCGTGCCAAATATCAAATGAAAGACGCTGAGTTCGCTTACCGGGAAACACTCCAGGACGTTTACAAAGAAATCGAACTGGCCGTATTGGACCTGAAAGCTGCTTCCCAGGAATTCGACATGGCCATCAAAAAGGAAAATTTCAGTGAATTATCTTACGAAGCGAACAAAAAGAAATACGAACAAGGTCTGGTAACAATCATCGATCTCAATACCAGTGACAATAATTTGCGTCAGGCAAAACACGACGTGCTGAAAGCCAAATTAACCTATGGGATCAAGAAAAGAATGATCGACTTTTACCAGGGCAGTCCTTTGCAAACAAAGATTCAACATTAA
- a CDS encoding efflux RND transporter periplasmic adaptor subunit — translation MDKVIEQKRGLKKKHIPYLIGGALALLFIGWLIFGNHSSTLRVEKDKITIEEVRKGTFNDYIRIMGNVEPIMFFQLSALEGGRVVEKIVEEGAMVKKGDIIVKLENPNLSMEILKSEADLAYQENELRNTLLSMEKEKLSIRQERLQSELTVTRNKRKYDQNKKLYEEDLIAKEDYLTAKEDYETSVENNKMLIERQKQDSIYREIQVENMQESLNNMRRNLKLVRERNDNLNVKAPISGQLGTLSVEIGQSVSSGMEIGKINVLDNYKVVAQIDEHYIDRVRKDLEASLERQGTNFNMKVLKVYPDVKGGQFKTDLCFVGEMPENVRTGQTYHINLQLGQADESVLIPRGAFYQSTGGQWIFVLSPDGSEAYRRTIKIGKQNPQYYQVIEGVEAGEKVITSGYEMYGDNERLILK, via the coding sequence ATGGACAAGGTTATCGAACAAAAGAGAGGATTAAAGAAAAAACATATCCCTTATCTTATCGGAGGTGCATTGGCACTACTCTTCATCGGCTGGCTGATATTCGGAAATCACAGTTCGACCTTACGGGTAGAAAAAGATAAAATCACCATCGAAGAGGTACGGAAAGGTACATTTAATGATTATATCCGGATCATGGGAAATGTGGAACCGATCATGTTTTTCCAGTTGAGTGCTCTGGAAGGAGGACGGGTTGTTGAAAAAATCGTGGAAGAAGGAGCTATGGTAAAAAAGGGAGACATTATCGTTAAATTGGAAAACCCCAACCTGTCGATGGAAATCCTGAAAAGTGAAGCCGACCTGGCCTATCAGGAAAACGAATTGAGAAATACATTGCTCTCCATGGAAAAAGAAAAACTGAGTATTCGTCAGGAACGTCTGCAAAGCGAATTGACGGTCACCCGTAACAAACGTAAATACGATCAGAATAAAAAACTGTATGAAGAGGACCTGATCGCCAAAGAAGATTACCTGACAGCCAAAGAAGATTATGAAACATCCGTTGAAAACAACAAAATGCTGATTGAACGTCAAAAGCAGGACTCCATCTACCGCGAAATCCAGGTCGAAAATATGCAGGAGAGTTTGAACAACATGCGGAGAAACCTGAAACTGGTACGGGAAAGAAACGATAACCTGAATGTAAAAGCACCGATCAGCGGACAATTGGGAACCTTATCGGTTGAAATCGGACAAAGTGTATCCAGCGGCATGGAGATCGGGAAAATCAATGTTCTCGACAACTACAAAGTCGTAGCGCAAATCGACGAGCACTATATCGACCGTGTACGTAAAGACCTGGAAGCTTCTCTGGAACGCCAGGGCACAAACTTCAACATGAAAGTGCTGAAAGTATATCCGGATGTAAAAGGCGGACAATTCAAGACAGACCTTTGTTTCGTCGGAGAAATGCCTGAAAATGTTCGTACCGGACAAACCTATCACATCAACCTGCAATTGGGACAAGCCGACGAATCGGTACTCATCCCGAGAGGTGCCTTCTATCAAAGCACCGGCGGTCAATGGATATTCGTACTCTCGCCGGATGGCAGCGAAGCTTACCGCCGCACAATCAAGATCGGCAAACAAAACCCGCAGTATTATCAGGTAATTGAAGGTGTAGAAGCGGGAGAAAAAGTAATTACATCGGGTTATGAAATGTACGGAGACAACGAACGACTGATATTAAAATAA
- a CDS encoding head GIN domain-containing protein has product MKTLSFFTLLICALFAFSASGQDIVGSGNPKSEIRKIASFESIDVGLAFQVTLTQGKSQRVSIEADDNILPYIVTEVKDKKLYIKMSGNRGFDSKCPMKIDITIPALREIEASGASSISSESLWKSQEMELDISAASKLTLRIDVTSLKLELAGASKVDLSGSAGVLKAEVSAAAKLNAENLNVRKADIEVAGAANAEITVTEEIEYEANGASKLTFKGSPRVLKAEVSTAASVSERK; this is encoded by the coding sequence ATGAAAACTTTATCTTTTTTCACACTCCTGATTTGCGCATTATTCGCCTTTTCAGCATCGGGGCAAGACATTGTCGGTTCCGGAAATCCCAAATCGGAAATCCGTAAAATAGCCTCCTTCGAAAGCATTGATGTCGGGCTTGCTTTCCAGGTAACTTTGACACAAGGCAAATCACAGCGCGTGAGTATCGAAGCCGATGACAACATACTCCCCTATATCGTAACGGAAGTAAAAGACAAAAAATTATACATCAAAATGTCCGGTAACCGGGGATTCGATTCAAAATGTCCGATGAAAATCGACATCACAATCCCGGCTCTTCGTGAAATCGAAGCCAGCGGAGCTTCTTCCATCAGCAGCGAGTCGTTATGGAAAAGCCAGGAGATGGAACTGGATATCTCTGCTGCTTCCAAATTAACCCTCCGAATCGACGTGACTTCACTGAAACTCGAGCTTGCCGGAGCCTCCAAAGTAGACTTAAGCGGAAGTGCCGGAGTTCTGAAAGCCGAAGTTTCAGCAGCAGCCAAACTGAATGCAGAAAATCTGAATGTACGTAAAGCCGACATAGAGGTTGCCGGGGCAGCCAATGCTGAAATAACCGTAACCGAAGAAATTGAATACGAGGCAAACGGAGCTTCCAAGCTTACTTTCAAAGGTTCTCCCCGTGTTCTGAAAGCCGAAGTTTCAACAGCCGCTTCTGTCAGCGAACGCAAATAA
- a CDS encoding head GIN domain-containing protein: MKTIFCLLLTIMISACCYGWKTQKSIKGSGNVQTEERNVTSFNEIKASRGIHVFLTQGEAKAVVVKTDDNIQPYLETVVKDNALEIRIVQDVNIEKATQMDVYVTVPLLKEIKATTSANIEGTAPWEFTDLDISTTTSANINLDLTAVAIDVKATTSGSVTLKGKTEKLEIKATTSAQIKAEELTARFAEVGATTSGDVYIYVTDKLEYKLTTGANLVYKGDPRVTNAATSTGGSATHRK, translated from the coding sequence ATGAAGACTATTTTCTGTTTACTATTGACAATTATGATTTCAGCCTGCTGCTACGGCTGGAAAACCCAGAAATCCATCAAAGGATCGGGTAACGTACAAACCGAAGAACGGAATGTCACTTCTTTCAACGAAATAAAAGCCAGCCGGGGTATACATGTTTTTCTTACCCAAGGGGAGGCCAAAGCTGTAGTCGTAAAAACCGACGACAATATCCAGCCTTACCTGGAAACCGTTGTCAAAGACAATGCATTGGAAATCCGGATTGTACAGGATGTCAATATCGAAAAAGCAACCCAAATGGACGTATATGTAACTGTACCTTTATTGAAAGAAATAAAAGCGACAACATCCGCCAATATCGAAGGAACAGCCCCCTGGGAATTCACAGATCTCGACATCAGCACAACTACATCCGCCAATATCAACCTTGATTTAACCGCTGTCGCTATAGATGTGAAGGCAACGACATCAGGCAGCGTAACCCTCAAAGGGAAAACGGAAAAGCTCGAAATCAAAGCAACAACTTCCGCCCAAATAAAGGCCGAAGAACTGACAGCCCGTTTTGCAGAAGTAGGAGCAACAACAAGCGGAGACGTCTATATTTATGTAACAGACAAATTGGAATATAAACTCACTACCGGAGCAAATCTGGTATACAAAGGAGATCCTCGCGTTACTAACGCAGCAACTTCTACCGGCGGAAGTGCCACACACCGGAAATAA
- a CDS encoding RHS repeat-associated core domain-containing protein yields MRQERSNYALFAGNRFKYNGKEEQTTGGLRYLDYGARMYDAESGRWFGVDPLLEKYYGLSLYAYCGNNPIRYIDPDGRIAVDFDTDLYNTAGKKIGTDGVDNGVKIVVTDKIEARQILKIKGNVDLNNVKSGVTLPSDVTLKESLNVLDRTIANGGLMEESSIVMKDGTVIQGQTGSMPTVVNGVQTATTSLPNLPAGTTPADAEATIHSHPTTVQQVGNQIFPQSASIPSATDRGTFSQYNTNIMVGPLGTVKTATINSNGILNFPNRPNGAVIYNRNTTLQVEFTRKAIQNIIKNENYEKVCVLDFIPIYMSNFYGSRK; encoded by the coding sequence ATGCGTCAGGAGCGGAGCAATTACGCTTTGTTTGCCGGTAACCGTTTTAAATACAACGGCAAGGAGGAGCAGACAACGGGCGGTTTAAGGTATCTGGACTACGGCGCCCGTATGTACGATGCGGAATCGGGGCGTTGGTTCGGGGTGGACCCGTTGCTGGAGAAGTATTACGGTTTGAGTCTGTATGCTTATTGCGGGAATAATCCCATAAGATATATTGACCCTGACGGTAGAATAGCGGTTGATTTTGATACAGATTTATATAATACAGCCGGTAAAAAGATTGGAACTGACGGAGTTGATAATGGTGTTAAAATAGTTGTTACTGATAAAATAGAAGCAAGGCAAATTTTAAAAATCAAAGGGAATGTTGATTTGAATAATGTTAAGTCTGGAGTAACTTTACCAAGTGATGTTACTTTAAAAGAAAGCCTAAATGTTTTAGACAGAACTATTGCCAATGGTGGGTTAATGGAAGAGTCTTCAATTGTTATGAAAGACGGAACAGTTATTCAGGGGCAAACAGGCTCTATGCCTACTGTTGTTAATGGAGTTCAAACAGCTACCACAAGTTTACCAAACTTACCAGCAGGAACAACACCTGCAGACGCAGAAGCTACAATCCATTCTCACCCTACAACAGTACAACAAGTAGGTAACCAAATATTTCCGCAATCGGCAAGTATTCCTTCAGCAACAGACAGAGGAACTTTCAGTCAATATAATACAAATATTATGGTCGGACCTTTGGGAACTGTAAAGACTGCTACTATAAACTCTAATGGGATTTTAAATTTTCCCAATAGACCCAATGGGGCGGTTATTTATAATAGGAATACAACGCTACAAGTAGAATTTACGAGAAAAGCTATTCAAAACATAATAAAAAATGAAAATTATGAAAAAGTGTGTGTATTGGATTTTATTCCTATTTATATGTCAAATTTCTATGGCTCAAGAAAATAG